A region from the Rosa rugosa chromosome 6, drRosRugo1.1, whole genome shotgun sequence genome encodes:
- the LOC133716109 gene encoding uncharacterized protein LOC133716109: MGPRASWAWSSILEGRNLLTDHAFWQVLNGESISTWKDKWIPGILGGRLRAAHLYASEFDPFQRVADLVDWSSTSWNLDSFAQHLTHAEVVAIESIPLSSTWEPDKLVWPFEKCGSYSVRYGYHVQHGGRSKASLQSAHSSHIVDPIVWKQLWNVSSTPKVKHFLWRACTNALPTMANLFIKKVTPSPLCPFCLDHMETIEHLLLQCPWTIGVWFGLPVNYKVDLAAITTFDAWFSGVCEMMKVVHKSKTVLSCWISFALWIIWKERCAAVYDHREPSPWGVIAQIKAAVSEYCGLLVSGSSNVCGSIRSSSIESLKWYAPLFPTVKLNCDGAWNSTTNRAGIGCIIRDFTGTIINGRVKTCLANSALHAEAIAVLEGLTSARNLDFPLVSVEMDSEQLFSAIVSKPYTNLWHIYPLLRDIRKIKIEMPL; encoded by the exons ATGG GCCCCAGAGCTTCGTGGGCTTGGAGTAGCATTCTGGAGGGAAGAAATTTATTAACTGATCATGCTTTCTGGCAAGTACTCAATGGGGAGTCCATTAGTACTTGGAAAGATAAATGGATTCCAGGGATTTTAGGTGGGAGATTGCGTGCTGCTCATCTGTATGCTTCTGAGTTTGATCCTTTTCAGAGGGTTGCAGACCTGGTTGATTGGTCTTCAACTTCTTGGAATCTGGATTCCTTTGCTCAGCATTTGACACATGCTGAGGTCGTTGCTATTGAGTCCATCCCATTGTCCTCTACTTGGGAACCTGATAAGTTAGTCTGGCCTTTTGAGAAATGTGGTTCTTATTCAGTCAGGTATGGGTATCATGTGCAGCATGGAGGGAGAAGTAAGGCATCATTGCAATCAGCTCACTCTTCACATATTGTTGATCCTATAGTTTGGAAACAATTGTGGAACGTTTCTTCTACCCCTAAAGTCAAGCATTTCCTTTGGAGGGCTTGTACTAATGCACTTCCAACTATGGCTAATCTCTTTATTAAAAAGGTGACCCCCTCTCCTCTTTGTCCGTTTTGTTTGGATCATATGGAAACTATTGAGCATTTGTTACTTCAATGTCCTTGGACCATAGGAGTGTGGTTTGGTTTGCCTGTTAATTACAAGGTGGATCTAGCAGCTATTACTACTTTTGATGCTTGGTTTTCTGGTGTTTGTGAGATGATGAAAGTTGTTCATAAAAGCAAAACGGTTCTCTCTTGTTGGATTTCCTTTGCTCTCTGGATCATCTGGAAGGAAAGGTGCGCAGCTGTTTATGATCACCGAGAACCTAGTCCTTGGGGGGTAATTGCTCAAATCAAAGCTGCTGTTTCAGAATATTGTGGCCTGCTTGTCTCTGGTTCATCAAATGTCTGTGGATCAATCCGAAGTTCTTCTATCGAGAGTCTGAAGTGGTATGCTCCTTTGTTTCCTACTGTAAAGCTGAATTGTGATGGGGCTTGGAATTCAACAACCAATAGAGCTGGGATTGGATGCATTATCAGAGATTTTACTGGTACAATTATTAATGGGAGAGTTAAAACCTGCTTGGCAAACTCTGCTTTGCATGCGGAAGCTATTGCTGTCTTAGAGGGATTGACTTCAGCTAGAAATCTGGATTTCCCTTTGGTAAGTGTTGAAATGGATTCTGAACAATTGTTTTCGGCAATTGTTTCGAAGCCTTACACAAATTTATGGCATATCTATCCTCTTTTGAGAGACATTAGGAAGATTAAGATTGAGATGCCTCTGTAG